In a single window of the Pandoraea pulmonicola genome:
- a CDS encoding NAD-glutamate dehydrogenase, whose protein sequence is MPANQEEKVRQHMVEVVAMATERAPEVAVLFEPFVLHYYELADADDVVSRSVADLYGAAMAHWQLGQKFVSGEPRIRIYNPTLDQHGWHCGHTVIEIVNDDMPFLVDSVTMEINRQGLALHSAFHPVYRVRRDASGKRIAVAPGAGLQRAGASTHAVAQSAVANAGADVGALLAGAESGESGAAGRNGHVSGAGGAAADGSRFESYIHIEVDRFSEPERIQALADGLQRVLGDVRAAVDDWRAMQAAAHAAIESLAERAAHTGVGEQERTEIDEAQAFLDWMLARHFTFLGYRDYELVERDGEHYLQGVAGTGLGVLRESRRDASTPDITRLSQGAIGIVRASAPIFLTKANSRATVHRPGYLDYVGVKRFDAQGRVCGERRFLGLYTSTVYMVPAEEIPLVRRKVAEVIGRTGFLPNGHLAKTLVTILEQYPRDELFQIDVDQLADIALGILRLQERQRTRLFVRRDRFDRYVSCLVFVPREKFNTDLRVRVQNLLQTAYHGTSVEFTPQLSESMLARIHITVRTEPGHVPDVDVGELEARIVETARRWQDDLSDALREQLGEERGTRALRRYAQAFPAGYREDYAARVAVRDVELIEPLLNKAPAAPAGSAASSSTSSASSVSSASALAMQLYRPLEAAPGTLRFKIYQVGEPIALSRSLPMLEHLGVQVNDERPYRIEPADASVVWMHDFGMTSLDGADVDLEHARSRFEDAFARIWAGDVENDDLNRLVLQAMLTWREVRILRAYAKYIRQVGSTFSNAYIENALTGNPSIAGMLVRLFLARFDPALGEDARASHAERLRAQIHAALEDVPNLDEDRILRQFLGVLEATLRTNYFQPDKDGLTQKPYLSFKFDPSKVPGLPEPKPMFEIWVYSPRVEGVHLRGGRVARGGLRWSDRREDFRTEVLGLVKAQMVKNTVIVPVGSKGGFVVKQPPPSSDRDAYLAEGVACYQTFLRGLLDLTDNYVDGRLVAPPNTVRVDGDDPYLVVAADKGTATFSDYANAISAEYGFWLGDAFASGGSVGYDHKKMAITARGAWESVKRHFSEMGVDTQTQDFTVVGIGDMSGDVFGNGMLLSKHIRLMAAFDHRHIFLDPSPDAATSFAERERLFQLPRSSWADYDTRLISAGGGVFPRTAKVIALSPQVREWLGTEATEMTPNDLLRALLTASVDLLYNGGIGTYVKASTETHAQVGDRANDGLRVNGAELRCKVVAEGGNLGLTQLGRIEYAQHGGRINTDAIDNSAGVDCSDHEVNIKILLGLVVTDGEMTLKQRNALLAEMTEEVGMLVLRDNYLQTQALSLGRLHAAASLDGDARFMRYLERAQRLARAIEFLPDDETLDSRRAAGAGLTSPERAVLMAYSKMWLYDVLLASDLPDADFVAEDLPSYFPTPLASRCGAAMLRHPLKREILATMHANALVNRAGVTFVHRLSEETGAEPADVVRASLAARGAYGLDALWREIDALDAQVSHETQAALFAAVSQWHEQATLWFLRRRLTDVPQTVERLRGVLDPILPTLDTLVSGEAADEARARRQSMIDAGVPAPLAQTAADIGARVALLDIAEVASTSGCEPALAAQVYFALDAPLGYGWLHAGVLGLPMLTHWQRLARATLLEELSVLRRRLTASVLALDEADGAGAASALEGADMSPAARRVARWQLAHADALARYHRVLADQVAAGNADLAMLSVSLKALAEVGR, encoded by the coding sequence ATGCCCGCGAATCAGGAAGAGAAAGTCCGCCAGCACATGGTGGAAGTCGTAGCGATGGCCACCGAGCGCGCGCCCGAGGTGGCCGTGCTGTTCGAGCCCTTCGTCCTGCATTATTACGAACTGGCCGATGCCGACGACGTCGTCTCGCGAAGCGTCGCCGATCTGTATGGCGCCGCGATGGCGCACTGGCAACTGGGTCAGAAATTCGTCTCCGGCGAGCCGCGCATCCGCATCTACAACCCCACGCTCGATCAGCATGGCTGGCATTGCGGCCATACGGTGATCGAGATCGTCAACGACGACATGCCGTTCCTCGTCGATTCGGTGACGATGGAAATCAACCGGCAGGGCCTGGCGCTGCACTCCGCGTTTCACCCCGTCTACCGCGTCCGCCGCGACGCCTCGGGCAAACGCATTGCCGTGGCGCCGGGCGCAGGTCTGCAACGCGCCGGTGCGTCGACCCATGCGGTTGCGCAGAGCGCGGTGGCCAATGCCGGCGCCGACGTGGGCGCTTTGCTGGCCGGGGCGGAATCCGGGGAGTCGGGCGCGGCCGGCCGCAATGGGCATGTGAGTGGCGCCGGCGGGGCGGCGGCGGACGGCAGCCGCTTCGAGTCGTACATCCATATCGAGGTCGACCGCTTTTCCGAACCCGAGCGAATCCAGGCGCTCGCCGACGGTCTGCAGCGGGTGCTGGGCGACGTGCGCGCGGCCGTCGACGACTGGCGGGCCATGCAGGCCGCCGCCCACGCCGCCATCGAATCGCTCGCCGAGCGTGCCGCGCACACGGGCGTAGGCGAGCAGGAGCGCACGGAAATCGACGAAGCACAGGCGTTTCTCGACTGGATGCTGGCGCGGCACTTCACGTTCCTTGGCTATCGCGATTACGAGCTGGTCGAGCGCGATGGCGAGCATTACCTGCAGGGGGTGGCGGGCACCGGCCTCGGCGTGCTGCGCGAATCGCGGCGCGACGCCTCGACGCCCGACATCACCCGGCTTTCCCAGGGCGCCATCGGCATCGTCCGGGCGAGTGCGCCGATCTTTCTGACGAAGGCCAACTCGCGCGCGACCGTTCATCGTCCCGGTTATCTCGACTACGTGGGCGTGAAGCGCTTCGATGCGCAGGGGCGCGTGTGCGGCGAACGGCGTTTCCTCGGCCTCTACACGTCCACCGTCTACATGGTGCCGGCCGAGGAGATCCCGCTCGTGCGCCGCAAGGTCGCCGAGGTGATCGGGCGCACGGGCTTCCTGCCGAACGGGCATCTGGCCAAGACGCTCGTCACGATCCTCGAGCAATACCCGCGCGACGAACTGTTCCAGATCGATGTCGATCAACTGGCCGACATCGCGCTGGGCATTCTGCGTTTGCAGGAGCGCCAGCGTACGCGGCTCTTCGTGCGGCGCGACCGCTTCGATCGCTACGTGTCGTGCCTCGTGTTCGTGCCGCGCGAGAAGTTCAATACCGACTTGCGCGTTCGCGTGCAAAACCTGTTGCAGACGGCCTATCACGGCACCAGCGTGGAATTCACACCGCAACTGTCCGAGTCGATGCTCGCGCGCATCCACATCACCGTGCGCACCGAGCCGGGCCATGTGCCGGACGTCGATGTCGGCGAGCTCGAAGCGCGCATCGTCGAGACGGCGCGCCGCTGGCAGGACGACCTGTCCGACGCCTTGCGCGAGCAGCTCGGCGAGGAGCGCGGCACGCGCGCGCTGCGACGCTATGCGCAGGCCTTCCCTGCTGGCTACCGCGAGGACTACGCCGCACGTGTCGCGGTGCGCGACGTCGAGCTAATCGAGCCGCTGCTGAACAAGGCGCCGGCCGCGCCTGCCGGATCGGCGGCGTCATCGTCGACCTCTTCGGCATCTTCGGTCTCTTCGGCGTCCGCCCTGGCCATGCAGCTTTACCGGCCGCTGGAAGCCGCCCCTGGCACGCTGCGATTCAAGATCTACCAGGTGGGGGAGCCCATCGCGCTCTCGCGCAGCCTGCCGATGCTCGAGCACCTGGGCGTGCAGGTAAACGACGAGCGTCCCTATCGCATCGAGCCGGCGGATGCCAGTGTCGTATGGATGCACGACTTCGGCATGACGAGCCTCGACGGGGCCGACGTCGATCTGGAGCATGCACGTTCGCGCTTCGAGGACGCGTTCGCTCGCATCTGGGCGGGCGACGTGGAGAACGACGACCTCAACAGGCTCGTGTTGCAGGCCATGCTGACGTGGCGCGAGGTGCGCATTCTGCGTGCGTACGCCAAGTACATCCGCCAGGTCGGTTCCACGTTCAGCAATGCGTACATCGAGAACGCGCTCACGGGGAATCCGTCGATTGCCGGCATGCTGGTGCGTCTGTTCCTGGCGCGCTTCGACCCGGCCCTCGGCGAGGACGCCCGCGCCTCGCACGCCGAGCGTTTGCGCGCGCAGATCCATGCCGCGCTCGAGGACGTGCCGAATCTCGACGAGGATCGCATCCTGCGTCAGTTCCTCGGCGTTCTCGAAGCCACGCTGCGCACCAACTACTTCCAGCCGGACAAGGACGGTCTCACGCAGAAGCCCTATCTGTCGTTCAAGTTCGATCCGTCGAAAGTGCCGGGATTGCCCGAGCCGAAGCCGATGTTCGAAATCTGGGTGTACTCGCCGCGCGTCGAGGGCGTGCATCTGCGCGGTGGCCGCGTGGCGCGGGGTGGACTGCGCTGGTCGGACCGGCGCGAGGACTTCCGCACCGAAGTGCTGGGTCTGGTGAAGGCGCAGATGGTGAAGAACACCGTCATCGTGCCGGTGGGCTCGAAGGGCGGTTTCGTGGTGAAGCAGCCGCCGCCGTCCTCGGATCGCGACGCCTATCTGGCCGAAGGCGTGGCGTGCTACCAGACCTTCCTGCGCGGGCTGCTCGACCTGACTGACAACTATGTCGACGGCCGGCTCGTCGCGCCGCCGAACACCGTACGCGTGGATGGCGACGATCCCTATCTGGTCGTGGCCGCCGACAAGGGCACGGCGACTTTCTCCGATTACGCGAACGCGATCTCGGCGGAGTACGGCTTCTGGCTGGGCGATGCCTTCGCTTCGGGCGGCTCGGTCGGGTACGACCACAAGAAAATGGCGATCACGGCGCGCGGCGCGTGGGAGTCGGTCAAGCGGCACTTCAGCGAAATGGGCGTCGACACGCAGACGCAGGACTTCACCGTGGTCGGTATTGGCGACATGTCGGGCGACGTCTTCGGCAACGGCATGCTGCTCTCGAAGCACATCCGGCTCATGGCCGCGTTCGATCATCGGCATATCTTCCTCGATCCGTCGCCCGATGCGGCGACCTCGTTCGCCGAGCGCGAGCGTCTGTTCCAACTGCCGCGCAGCAGCTGGGCCGACTACGACACGCGGCTGATTTCGGCGGGCGGCGGCGTGTTTCCCCGTACGGCGAAGGTCATTGCGCTCTCGCCGCAGGTGCGTGAGTGGCTCGGTACCGAAGCGACCGAGATGACGCCGAACGATCTGTTGCGCGCGTTGCTCACGGCGAGCGTCGATCTGCTCTACAACGGCGGCATCGGCACCTATGTGAAGGCGAGCACGGAGACGCACGCCCAGGTCGGCGATCGCGCCAACGACGGTTTGCGCGTGAACGGCGCGGAGCTGCGCTGCAAGGTGGTGGCCGAGGGCGGCAACCTGGGGCTCACGCAGCTCGGGCGCATCGAATATGCGCAGCACGGCGGCCGCATCAACACCGACGCCATCGACAACTCGGCCGGCGTCGACTGCTCCGACCACGAGGTCAACATCAAGATTCTGCTGGGCCTCGTGGTGACCGACGGCGAAATGACGCTCAAGCAGCGCAACGCGCTGCTCGCCGAGATGACCGAAGAGGTCGGCATGCTCGTCCTGCGCGACAACTATCTGCAGACGCAGGCGCTGTCGCTCGGGCGGTTGCACGCGGCAGCGTCGCTCGATGGCGATGCACGTTTCATGCGGTACCTGGAGCGGGCGCAGCGGCTCGCGCGCGCCATCGAATTTCTGCCTGACGACGAGACGCTCGACTCGCGCCGCGCCGCGGGCGCGGGCCTCACGTCGCCCGAGCGTGCGGTGTTGATGGCGTACAGCAAGATGTGGCTGTACGACGTACTGCTCGCGAGCGATTTGCCCGACGCCGATTTCGTCGCGGAGGATCTGCCGTCGTACTTCCCGACGCCGCTTGCCAGCCGTTGCGGCGCGGCGATGCTGCGCCACCCGCTCAAGCGCGAGATTCTCGCCACGATGCATGCGAATGCGCTCGTCAATCGGGCGGGCGTGACGTTCGTGCATCGGTTGAGCGAAGAGACGGGGGCCGAGCCGGCCGATGTCGTGCGGGCCAGTCTGGCGGCGCGCGGCGCGTATGGCCTCGACGCCCTGTGGCGGGAGATCGACGCGCTCGACGCCCAGGTCTCGCACGAGACGCAGGCGGCGCTTTTCGCGGCCGTTTCGCAGTGGCACGAGCAGGCGACGTTGTGGTTCCTGCGCCGGCGCCTCACCGACGTGCCGCAGACGGTCGAGCGCCTGCGCGGCGTGCTCGATCCGATCCTGCCGACGCTCGATACGCTGGTGAGCGGCGAGGCGGCGGACGAGGCGCGCGCACGGCGGCAGAGCATGATCGACGCCGGCGTGCCGGCCCCGCTCGCGCAGACGGCGGCGGACATCGGCGCGCGCGTGGCGTTGCTCGACATTGCCGAAGTGGCGAGCACCAGTGGGTGCGAGCCGGCGCTGGCCGCGCAGGTGTATTTCGCGCTCGATGCACCGCTCGGCTATGGCTGGCTGCACGCGGGCGTGCTGGGGCTGCCGATGCTCACGCACTGGCAGCGGCTCGCTCGCGCGACCTTGCTGGAAGAGCTGTCGGTGTTGCGGCGGCGTCTGACGGCGAGCGTGCTGGCGCTTGACGAGGCGGACGGCGCCGGCGCGGCGTCGGCCCTGGAAGGCGCCGACATGAGTCCGGCGGCCCGGCGCGTTGCACGCTGGCAGCTCGCGCATGCCGATGCGCTGGCGCGCTACCACCGCGTGCTTGCCGACCAGGTGGCGGCGGGCAACGCCGATCTGGCCATGCTTTCGGTGAGCCTCAAGGCGCTGGCGGAAGTGGGGCGTTGA
- the dbpA gene encoding ATP-dependent RNA helicase DbpA: MTSKATDSRNDSAPFSSLPLSPAMQENLARLGYVSMTPIQQASLPEILAGHDIIAQAKTGSGKTAAFSLGLLQRVDARDFAVQAAVLCPTRELAEQVAQEVRRIARAEDNIKVLTLCGGSPLRPQAESLAHGAHVVVGTPGRIMDHLERGTLSLAGVKTLVLDEADRMLDMGFFDDIATVARQTPASRQTLLFSATYPEGIGKLAQRLLRTPREIRLEEKHDASKIRQRFYEVRDEERLHAVGQILDHFRPVSTIAFCNTRAQCRDLTDVLRAEGFHALMLHGELEQRERDQVLIQFTNRSCSVLVATDVAARGLDIAQLEAVINVDVTPDPEVYVHRIGRTGRADEDGWAFSLATMDEMGRVGNIEAALGREVPWHKLSELTPSGSGHLLPPMVTIQMLGGKKDKIRPGDVLGALTGEAGFAATQIGKINVLDNFTYIAVDRDIAPVALRKLSDGRVKGRKVKVRFLQD; encoded by the coding sequence ATGACCTCAAAAGCCACCGATTCGCGCAACGACAGCGCCCCCTTCTCGAGCCTGCCGCTCTCGCCTGCCATGCAGGAGAACCTCGCACGGCTCGGTTACGTCTCGATGACGCCCATCCAGCAGGCGTCGCTGCCCGAGATCCTCGCCGGACACGACATCATCGCGCAGGCCAAGACCGGCAGCGGCAAGACCGCCGCATTCTCGCTGGGCCTGCTGCAACGCGTCGACGCCCGCGACTTTGCCGTGCAGGCCGCCGTACTCTGCCCCACGCGAGAGCTCGCCGAGCAGGTCGCACAGGAAGTGCGACGCATCGCGCGCGCCGAAGACAACATCAAGGTCCTGACGCTGTGCGGCGGCTCGCCGCTGCGCCCGCAGGCCGAGAGCCTCGCCCACGGCGCGCACGTCGTGGTCGGCACGCCGGGCCGCATCATGGATCACCTCGAGCGCGGCACCCTCTCGCTCGCCGGCGTCAAGACGCTGGTGCTCGACGAAGCCGACCGCATGCTCGACATGGGCTTCTTCGACGACATCGCCACGGTCGCACGGCAAACCCCCGCCTCGCGCCAGACACTGCTCTTCTCCGCCACGTATCCCGAAGGCATCGGCAAGCTCGCACAGCGCCTGCTGCGCACGCCGCGCGAGATCCGTCTGGAAGAGAAGCACGACGCCAGCAAGATCCGCCAACGCTTCTACGAGGTGCGCGACGAGGAGCGTCTACACGCCGTGGGCCAGATCCTGGACCACTTCCGCCCGGTGAGCACCATCGCGTTCTGCAACACGCGCGCGCAATGCCGAGATCTCACCGATGTGCTGCGCGCCGAAGGCTTTCACGCGCTGATGCTGCACGGCGAGCTCGAACAGCGCGAGCGCGACCAGGTGCTGATCCAGTTCACCAATCGCAGTTGCTCGGTGCTGGTGGCAACCGACGTGGCCGCGCGCGGGCTGGACATCGCCCAGCTCGAAGCGGTGATCAACGTGGACGTGACGCCCGATCCCGAGGTGTACGTGCACCGCATTGGCCGCACGGGCCGCGCCGACGAGGACGGCTGGGCGTTCAGCCTCGCCACCATGGACGAGATGGGCCGCGTGGGCAATATCGAAGCGGCGCTGGGGCGCGAAGTGCCGTGGCACAAGCTCTCGGAACTCACGCCTTCGGGCAGCGGCCATCTGCTGCCGCCCATGGTGACGATCCAGATGCTCGGCGGCAAAAAGGACAAGATCCGCCCCGGCGACGTGCTGGGCGCACTCACTGGCGAAGCGGGATTTGCCGCCACGCAGATCGGCAAGATCAACGTGCTCGACAACTTCACGTATATTGCCGTGGATCGCGACATCGCCCCCGTGGCGCTGCGCAAGCTGAGCGACGGCCGCGTCAAGGGCCGCAAGGTCAAGGTAAGATTCCTGCAGGACTGA
- a CDS encoding LysR family transcriptional regulator — protein MKLRHIETFRAVVLTGSASGAAQLLNVSQPVVSRVLQHAEQQLGFKLFDRVKGRLVPTAEARRLYPDVERIFSDLERLRTTSRNLRQHGVGHLRIAATPSLAQSLLPAAIERMRRAHPDVVFELITHHTTEMITAILTSSVDVGIVSAPPMAAGIVSRPVAQGHIVLAVPSSWPKLSRKGKASADALAGRDLIKLHDDTPLGALINERLEQTELLQDAEVMVQTYSLAAALVEHGLGYALLDQFTAASAHGQSQQLYRVAPAIEFPVEMLRPAHEPESVLADTLRRHLADVAGELSVRADALCEGREIVLAPGDEPDEA, from the coding sequence ATGAAATTGCGGCATATCGAGACGTTTCGCGCGGTGGTGCTGACCGGTTCGGCCAGCGGCGCGGCGCAGTTGCTCAACGTATCGCAACCCGTCGTCTCGCGCGTGTTGCAGCATGCCGAGCAGCAACTGGGCTTCAAGCTGTTCGACCGGGTGAAGGGCCGTCTCGTGCCCACGGCCGAGGCGCGTCGCCTCTACCCGGACGTCGAGCGTATCTTCAGCGACCTGGAAAGGCTGCGCACGACATCGCGCAATCTGCGCCAGCACGGCGTGGGGCATCTGCGCATTGCAGCCACGCCGAGCCTCGCGCAAAGCCTGTTGCCCGCCGCCATCGAGCGCATGCGCCGCGCGCATCCGGACGTCGTGTTCGAGCTCATCACCCATCACACCACCGAGATGATCACGGCGATTCTCACGTCCTCCGTGGACGTGGGCATCGTTTCCGCGCCGCCGATGGCCGCCGGTATCGTGAGCCGTCCGGTGGCGCAGGGGCATATCGTGCTGGCGGTGCCGTCGTCGTGGCCGAAACTCTCGCGCAAGGGCAAGGCGAGCGCCGATGCGCTGGCCGGCCGCGATCTCATCAAACTCCATGACGACACGCCGCTCGGCGCGCTCATCAACGAGCGCCTGGAGCAGACCGAGTTGCTGCAGGACGCCGAAGTGATGGTGCAGACGTACTCGCTGGCGGCGGCCCTCGTCGAGCATGGGCTCGGCTACGCGCTGCTCGACCAGTTCACGGCGGCCAGCGCGCATGGGCAGTCGCAGCAACTGTATCGCGTGGCGCCGGCCATCGAATTCCCGGTGGAGATGTTGCGCCCGGCGCACGAACCCGAGTCGGTGCTGGCCGACACATTGCGGCGGCATCTGGCCGACGTGGCCGGCGAGCTCAGCGTGCGCGCCGACGCCCTGTGCGAGGGCCGCGAGATCGTGCTCGCGCCCGGCGACGAGCCGGACGAGGCGTAA
- a CDS encoding D-amino acid dehydrogenase yields MHIGVIGAGIVGLASAYQLLRAGHEVTVIDAGRGPGLGTSFANGGQLSYGYVSPLAAPGVLSQLPSLLFSRTGPLRIKPSFDPDFWRWSIEFVKHCNAQANASSTLRLLSLGLHSREVMLEFLAQESVSFDYRLSGKLVVYRDAAKLAAAERSLELANGLGYTQRRVDAATCATLEPALGKIAGELAGGIHTPGEGTGDCQLLCKELARLIGEHPRGALLFDREVSGFDVRGDAVRAVRTRTGDVALDACVVANGLAAMPLLRTVGESISLYPLKGYSLTYRDAPVDARPQVSVTDADNKVVYASLGEHLRVAGIADLVGYDYRIAAHRIDALRTLSAGLFPALGGAQAPQEWTGMRPATPHGRPILGRAASLGNLWLNVGHGGLGFTLSMGAARVVADAIDGKRPAVDLAGFARLAA; encoded by the coding sequence ATGCATATTGGAGTCATCGGGGCGGGCATCGTCGGCCTCGCCAGCGCGTATCAATTGCTGCGCGCAGGCCACGAGGTCACGGTCATCGACGCCGGACGCGGTCCGGGTCTCGGTACGAGCTTCGCCAACGGCGGCCAGCTGAGCTACGGCTACGTGTCGCCGCTCGCCGCCCCGGGCGTGCTCTCGCAGTTGCCGTCGCTGCTGTTTTCCCGCACCGGTCCGCTGCGCATCAAGCCGTCGTTCGACCCGGACTTCTGGCGCTGGTCCATCGAGTTCGTCAAGCACTGCAATGCGCAGGCGAATGCCAGCTCCACGCTGCGTCTGCTCTCGCTGGGACTGCATAGCCGCGAGGTGATGCTCGAATTTCTGGCGCAGGAATCGGTGTCGTTCGACTACCGCCTGAGCGGCAAGCTCGTGGTGTATCGCGACGCCGCCAAACTCGCCGCGGCCGAACGCTCGCTCGAACTGGCCAACGGTCTGGGCTACACCCAGCGACGTGTCGACGCCGCGACGTGCGCCACGCTCGAACCGGCGCTGGGCAAGATCGCCGGCGAACTCGCCGGCGGCATTCATACGCCGGGCGAAGGCACCGGCGACTGCCAGTTGCTGTGCAAGGAACTCGCGCGACTCATCGGCGAGCACCCGCGCGGCGCGCTGTTGTTCGATCGCGAAGTGAGCGGCTTCGACGTGCGCGGCGACGCCGTGCGGGCCGTCCGCACGCGCACCGGCGACGTCGCGCTCGACGCCTGCGTCGTCGCGAACGGCCTGGCCGCCATGCCGCTGCTGCGCACCGTAGGCGAGTCTATTTCGCTGTATCCGCTCAAGGGCTACAGCCTGACGTATCGCGACGCACCGGTCGACGCGCGCCCGCAGGTGTCCGTGACCGATGCCGACAACAAGGTGGTGTACGCCAGCCTCGGCGAGCACTTGCGGGTGGCCGGCATTGCCGATCTGGTCGGGTACGACTATCGGATTGCCGCGCATCGCATCGACGCGCTGCGCACCCTCTCGGCGGGACTCTTCCCCGCACTGGGCGGCGCGCAGGCTCCGCAAGAGTGGACCGGCATGCGTCCGGCCACGCCGCACGGCCGACCGATTCTCGGGCGCGCCGCGTCGCTGGGCAATCTGTGGCTGAACGTCGGCCACGGCGGATTGGGTTTCACGTTGTCGATGGGCGCCGCGCGCGTCGTCGCCGACGCGATCGACGGCAAGCGCCCCGCCGTCGATCTGGCAGGGTTTGCCCGTCTGGCCGCGTGA
- a CDS encoding transporter substrate-binding domain-containing protein — MKKLFAPLLLVSAAASLFAHTASAQELTGTLKKIKDTGVIALGVRESSIPFSYTDNTGKTIGYSQEIALKIVDAVKKELNAPNLKVTETPITSQNRIALMQNGTIDLECGSTTHTFERAKQVGFSHNIFLYSIKMIAKTGSGITDLNSLKGKTIATTAGTTADRILSGKKGEVGFNLIQTKEHSDGFLTVKQGRAVAFVMDEPLLYGQRAALSTDEAKGYEIVGPNLQFENYACMLRKDDPAFTKVVNTVIADMEKSGEMEKLYNKWFTQPVPPKNQNMNYPMTPEMRAMFKDPITKAYD; from the coding sequence ATGAAGAAGCTGTTTGCTCCCCTGCTGCTCGTCAGCGCCGCCGCCAGCCTGTTTGCTCACACTGCCAGCGCGCAGGAGCTCACCGGCACGCTCAAGAAGATCAAGGACACGGGCGTGATCGCGCTCGGCGTGCGCGAGTCGTCGATTCCGTTCTCCTACACGGACAACACCGGCAAGACCATCGGCTACTCGCAGGAAATCGCGCTCAAGATCGTGGACGCGGTCAAGAAGGAACTCAATGCGCCGAACCTGAAGGTCACCGAAACGCCGATCACCTCGCAGAACCGCATCGCGCTGATGCAGAACGGCACGATCGACCTGGAATGCGGCTCGACCACGCACACGTTCGAGCGCGCCAAGCAAGTCGGCTTCTCGCACAACATCTTCCTGTACTCGATCAAGATGATCGCCAAGACGGGCTCGGGCATCACCGACCTGAACAGCCTCAAGGGCAAGACCATCGCCACGACGGCCGGCACGACCGCCGACCGCATTCTGTCGGGCAAGAAGGGCGAAGTCGGCTTCAACCTGATCCAGACGAAGGAACACTCGGACGGCTTCCTGACCGTCAAGCAAGGCCGTGCCGTGGCCTTCGTGATGGACGAGCCGCTGCTCTACGGTCAGCGCGCCGCGCTGTCGACCGACGAGGCCAAGGGCTATGAGATCGTCGGCCCGAACCTCCAATTCGAAAACTACGCGTGCATGCTGCGCAAGGACGACCCGGCGTTCACGAAGGTCGTGAACACGGTCATTGCCGACATGGAAAAGTCGGGCGAAATGGAGAAGCTGTACAACAAGTGGTTCACGCAGCCGGTGCCGCCGAAGAACCAGAACATGAACTACCCGATGACACCGGAAATGCGGGCCATGTTCAAGGATCCGATCACGAAGGCCTACGACTGA
- a CDS encoding aspartate/glutamate racemase family protein — MNSHATLGILGGMGPAAGIDLCRKIVEQHPAERDQDHIPFILYSVPQIPDRTEALLRDGDSPLDGMLDGVHALEQSGAECIAIACNTAHAWLEALRNRTRLPVLDVVEAVAGELSRCVAPGSRIGLLATEGTHHANVYRPRLEALGYRFVTPAQPLAHQALVNEGIRLTKAGDVRHGGEALAMAMEPLLAAGAQRVILGCTEIPVALAAVETPLARFGLDASAALARACIAWSLTHDVTTAGISSDLTSDITHDITHA, encoded by the coding sequence ATGAATTCGCACGCCACGCTCGGCATCCTCGGCGGCATGGGGCCCGCCGCAGGCATCGACCTCTGCCGCAAGATCGTCGAGCAACACCCCGCCGAGCGCGATCAGGATCACATCCCGTTCATCCTGTACTCGGTCCCCCAGATTCCCGACCGCACCGAAGCGCTGCTGCGCGACGGCGACTCGCCGCTCGACGGCATGCTCGACGGCGTTCACGCCCTGGAGCAATCGGGCGCCGAGTGCATCGCCATTGCGTGCAACACGGCCCACGCCTGGCTCGAGGCGCTGCGCAACCGCACCCGCCTGCCGGTGCTCGACGTGGTCGAAGCCGTGGCTGGCGAGCTGTCCCGATGCGTCGCACCCGGCTCGCGCATCGGCCTGCTGGCGACCGAAGGCACGCACCACGCCAACGTCTATCGCCCCCGGCTCGAAGCGTTGGGCTACCGCTTCGTCACCCCCGCGCAACCGCTCGCGCATCAGGCGCTGGTCAACGAAGGCATTCGTCTCACCAAGGCCGGCGACGTTCGCCACGGCGGCGAAGCGCTCGCCATGGCCATGGAACCGCTGCTGGCGGCGGGCGCGCAACGCGTCATCCTCGGTTGCACCGAAATCCCGGTGGCACTGGCCGCCGTCGAGACGCCGCTCGCGCGCTTCGGCCTCGACGCCTCCGCCGCCCTGGCGCGCGCCTGCATCGCCTGGTCGCTGACCCACGACGTCACCACGGCCGGCATTTCATCCGACCTTACGTCCGACATTACGCACGACATTACGCACGCCTGA